TTACGTCTAACTTGAACTTAAACTTCTCCACTGTACATTTGTACTCTAACATTATAACTGAATGTATCCtacaaaatatgaaatgaaaaaagctaTGGATACAGTTTTTATATGCGCGGTGTTCTGTAGGCAATAAATTATAACTAGTATAACTTCcggaatgaatggaaaaacaaaacaaaaaagatcagAACAAATACCAAGAAAAACTCACCTCAACAGGAGAATCGGCCCTAGGATCCGTGCTCAACGGCATTCCTTTCAGGCACACACATCGAGCTTCTCGCTCACGTAGTAGCGCCGTTAACCGATCTAGTTCTCGTCGCAATACTTGATTTTGCgtctgaaacatttttttaagcttttGGACACACGTATCATATCTGAAGAAATCTTTTTGGAAAGCGTGTTCtgagaataatgaaaaatttacatttaattgaactttttcttgttcCAACGTGTGCACACGGGAGATCATATCGTCgtgttcttccttcttccgcTTCCGGTAGCGGACAGCCGCGGCCTTATTCCTCTCAAGTATCGTCATTCTGGAACTTTGTGAGAAATAGGTAACAAAAATCAACCGCATTTATTTGGATTCAACCGATAAGGACATACTTCCTTTCATCTGGCGGCATATCAGATGCCAACGACGCCCGTCCCCGACCACGTCCTCTACCTGTTGTTGGAGCAGGAGTGGTACTTTCAGGGCTGAAATTCGTTCCAATTGCACAATGCTTTACATTGGAAGAAGAGACTCTTTCAATTTACCTAGTCTTCGAGGAAGTCCGATCATCCAATGAGAGGAGATGGGAGGCGCCAGGAGCAGCGACTGTTGGGGGAAGCCCGCCACAGTTCGAAGATGGCATCAACGTGTCCTCTTGCTCAAAGTAGCCGCTAGCATTCTAAATTTCTCACTAGaacgtaaataaatgaaaatatgtaataaacTGGGTGACGAGTGAGTCAGtgatgaaagagaaaattattcaattaACTGGGAATGTTTGAAGATAGATTTGGTTAAAATTGGAACtagaaggaagaggacaagGAAAAGATTGACAGAAattttgctgttgtttttgATGAATGTAATGATTTATTTCTGATGTATCTACGACCTACAGGATCTGAAAAAGTTGAGGCAAACATGTGTTTGCGAATAgcataaaattagaaaaaaaaattgaagtatcTTGTAACAActtcaggaaagaaaaagaaaacaaacaatctAAAGCGAATCAATCAGAAACAAGTGaaagaacaatgaaaacagCTCTCCTAAAAATGTTCGCACAAAACTTGTAAATTTAGTGCGCACCAACACATGTAATAAATACCAGTTCCAAAGGTAGAGTAATAAAATATGCCTATCAGAAGATAAACaggaaactttttcaaaagaaaaatgaaagagaacttCAAAATGATCAATAATAACAGCTTATCCGCAACGAAGAAATCTCTCCGATTATTTGCAAGACTATAATAACGTATCGATTTACATACATGTTTGCTTACGGGAGGCTTCACATCTCGCGGATCCCAACTTGCTGGATCGACACCACCAGTTGATGCTACTGCTGCTGAAGCCGCAGAATGTAATGCGGAAAGCAGATGAGCTTGAGAAGATGCAGGAGTAACCGTATCAGGTTCGCCAGGCGAACGCTTTCTGAAAATGCTCCACCAACATTGAAACAACCGAAGAGTTCATTTGAGTATGAGCTCAAATAAACATAATCaattacaaaacaaataagagGAATTACTCACTCAAGAACTGGCTGTTCCTTATTTCGTGGGGACTGTACAGGGCTTATGGTAACGCTTCGAGGTGGAGGTGCTAGCAAACCCCCACTCGTTGATGGAGTGCAATGTGCAACTGCGGCTGCTGCCAAAATACCTGCTGAATTCGGTGCCGACCCTGTTGGCGTCAACGAGGAGAACATTGAGAAGTCAGGTCTGCAAACAGCCATAGTCTACCATTTGTGTTACAATGATTCTTAAATATTGTGGTAAGgaactataataataataacctaCAATTTTCGCATCCATGTTtttgccttaaaaaaagatCACAGAAGCGCAGACGCAAGGAGTCAGTCCTTATTAAAATTAGACTACACCTCCTGGCGCGACTGTACAGATTTCCACAGAAATTCCCTTActcaatttgaaaataagagACAAAAAGTAAAGCTTGAAGACGTTTTGACAAATCAAAATAGAGGAGCACTTATTTCTTACAGCAAAGTCAAATTCAAGTCAAAATATTGGCAATCACGCTTAATAGGTAACAATCACTAAAAAGTGGATGAGATTATGCTTCAACATCTTTGCGAATTAAAAGTCGCTCCGAAATTTCTACGGGAATCTAACGTTAATATATGGAAAGAAACAACTTATTAGCCGCATTGAACCCCAAGATCGGTGAGCTTACGTGCAGCCGCCAAATCTACTTAGTGTAACTGAGTAAAAGCACTACAATGAGTTAATCGAGCATAGCATACGGCCAGACCTTCGTGGTTTGTTATGGACGAATTCAAATTATGGTCGTACATTCCGAACATTTCACAACGTTAGAATTCACTTTATGTGatgtaatctttttttttttttttttgaaaagattggACATTTGAAGTGACGCAACGCACAAAGTACACAAAAAAGCAAACGCATTATTTTAAAAGGGCTTAGGCAAAtgtatgtcaaaaaaaaaataaatagaaagaacaacaacaagatCCGGAAGGTTGATGATAACTTTTTAAACTTGCTTGTTTATATAATTGATAGTATGCAGTCGATCCGAGTGCATATCGAGCACCGCGTTCAGGACATCGGCAGTTCGCGGCGC
This window of the Necator americanus strain Aroian chromosome III, whole genome shotgun sequence genome carries:
- a CDS encoding hypothetical protein (NECATOR_CHRIII.G12492.T3): MSSVVTSNGHAAATASLNKEKRVQIVTNDVSPGADLLETPNPQRLLGLGGTTPLGDFPLTAELMQKCMTVNPFEAKFREANRKLTTGALEANGLVPATMSLPNTNDSNSETSAFSLLKLPSSLSDSPGIFSNISILQTDADGVVNENLKTADISKLLLQMKDTSSSISDGSSTQQAPRTADVLNAVLDMHSDRLHTINYINKPDFSMFSSLTPTGSAPNSAGILAAAAVAHCTPSTSGGLLAPPPRSVTISPVQSPRNKEQPVLEKRSPGEPDTVTPASSQAHLLSALHSAASAAVASTGGVDPASWDPRDVKPPVSKHNASGYFEQEDTLMPSSNCGGLPPTVAAPGASHLLSLDDRTSSKTSPESTTPAPTTGRGRGRGRASLASDMPPDERKMTILERNKAAAVRYRKRKKEEHDDMISRVHTLEQEKVQLNTQNQVLRRELDRLTALLREREARCVCLKGMPLSTDPRADSPVEVDLLSTPQHSSMYIPQAQQLINGLSLPNGMGLKRPKM
- a CDS encoding hypothetical protein (NECATOR_CHRIII.G12492.T1): MSSVVTSNGHAAATASLNKEKRVQIVTNDVSPGADLLETPNPQRLLGLGGTTPLGDFPLTAELMQKCMTVNPFEAKFREANRKLTTGALEANGLVPATMSLPNTNDSNSETSAFSLLKLPSSLSDSPGIFSNISILQTDADGVVNENLKTADISKLLLQMKDTSSSISDGSSTQQAPRTADVLNAVLDMHSDRLHTINYINKPDFSMFSSLTPTGSAPNSAGILAAAAVAHCTPSTSGGLLAPPPRSVTISPVQSPRNKEQPVLEKRSPGEPDTVTPASSQAHLLSALHSAASAAVASTGGVDPASWDPRDVKPPVSKHNASGYFEQEDTLMPSSNCGGLPPTVAAPGASHLLSLDDRTSSKTSPESTTPAPTTGRGRGRGRASLASDMPPDERNSRMTILERNKAAAVRYRKRKKEEHDDMISRVHTLEQEKVQLNTQNQVLRRELDRLTALLREREARCVCLKGMPLSTDPRADSPVEVDLLSTPQHSSMYIPQAQQLINGLSLPNGMGLKRPKM
- a CDS encoding hypothetical protein (NECATOR_CHRIII.G12492.T2), whose amino-acid sequence is MSSVVTSNGHAAATASLNKEKRVQIVTNDVSPGADLLETPNPQRLLGLGGTTPLGDFPLTAELMQKCMTVNPFEAKFREANRKLTTGALEANGLVPATMSLPNTNAFSLLKLPSSLSDSPGIFSNISILQTDADGVVNENLKTADISKLLLQMKDTSSSISDGSSTQQAPRTADVLNAVLDMHSDRLHTINYINKPDFSMFSSLTPTGSAPNSAGILAAAAVAHCTPSTSGGLLAPPPRSVTISPVQSPRNKEQPVLEKRSPGEPDTVTPASSQAHLLSALHSAASAAVASTGGVDPASWDPRDVKPPVSKHNASGYFEQEDTLMPSSNCGGLPPTVAAPGASHLLSLDDRTSSKTSPESTTPAPTTGRGRGRGRASLASDMPPDERKMTILERNKAAAVRYRKRKKEEHDDMISRVHTLEQEKVQLNTQNQVLRRELDRLTALLREREARCVCLKGMPLSTDPRADSPVEVDLLSTPQHSSMYIPQAQQLINGLSLPNGMGLKRPKM